One bacterium DNA segment encodes these proteins:
- a CDS encoding divergent PAP2 family protein: MRFLLAPIVAWTICQAAKVILTSMRQRRLNLRVLAETGGMPSSHSAIVMGMTASVGKYSGLSSAPFAIALIFSFVVMYDAAGLRRAAGRQAAVLNRLVEDLVNMRGVQEQRLRELLGHTPVEVLVGAAIGIAVGLLL; this comes from the coding sequence GTGAGATTCCTCCTCGCGCCGATCGTCGCCTGGACCATCTGCCAGGCCGCCAAGGTGATCCTGACCTCCATGCGCCAGCGCCGGCTGAACCTCCGCGTGCTGGCTGAGACTGGTGGCATGCCCAGCAGCCATAGCGCCATCGTCATGGGCATGACCGCATCGGTCGGTAAATATTCAGGACTCTCTTCCGCCCCGTTTGCGATCGCCCTTATCTTCTCGTTCGTGGTCATGTACGACGCGGCCGGGCTCCGGCGCGCCGCTGGACGCCAGGCCGCCGTTCTAAACCGGTTGGTCGAGGACCTCGTCAACATGCGGGGGGTGCAGGAGCAGAGGCTGCGGGAGCTCCTGGGCCATACGCCGGTGGAGGTGCTCGTCGGGGCCGCGATCGGCATCGCCGTCGGGCTCCTCCTCTGA
- the xseB gene encoding exodeoxyribonuclease VII small subunit: MRPLRQRHPGPRGGDRALSGLAAPIAGFEDLLAALERTIGQLADGSAPVDQLVAAHQRAVSLLAEAEARLEALKARAELLTTSLRG, translated from the coding sequence ATCCGGCCGCTTCGTCAACGGCATCCTGGGCCGCGTGGCGGCGACCGCGCCTTGAGCGGGCTTGCAGCCCCCATCGCCGGTTTCGAAGACCTGCTGGCCGCCCTGGAGAGGACGATCGGGCAGCTGGCCGATGGCAGCGCGCCCGTCGATCAGCTCGTCGCCGCGCACCAGCGTGCCGTCAGCCTGCTGGCCGAAGCCGAGGCCCGTCTCGAGGCGCTCAAAGCCAGAGCAGAGCTCTTGACCACGTCGTTGCGCGGGTGA
- the nusB gene encoding transcription antitermination factor NusB: MGKRHQARELALKVLFQMEGSDDDLQEVLSYHAAEGAATADVANFAGQLARGVIANRERLDAILSEASEHWKLGQMAKVDRVILRIAVYEIAIDRHVPTKAAINESIELAKTFSGEESGRFVNGILGRVAATAP, from the coding sequence GTGGGGAAGCGGCATCAGGCCAGGGAGCTGGCGCTCAAAGTGCTGTTCCAGATGGAAGGCTCCGACGACGACCTGCAGGAGGTCCTGAGCTACCACGCCGCCGAGGGGGCGGCAACGGCTGACGTGGCGAATTTCGCCGGCCAGCTGGCGCGGGGCGTGATCGCCAATCGCGAAAGGCTCGATGCCATCCTCAGCGAGGCGTCGGAGCACTGGAAGCTCGGCCAGATGGCGAAGGTGGATCGCGTCATCCTCCGCATCGCCGTTTACGAGATCGCCATCGACCGGCACGTGCCGACCAAGGCCGCCATCAACGAGTCGATCGAGCTGGCCAAGACGTTCTCCGGAGAGGAATCCGGCCGCTTCGTCAACGGCATCCTGGGCCGCGTGGCGGCGACCGCGCCTTGA
- a CDS encoding Asp23/Gls24 family envelope stress response protein translates to MGENGALGAVRVANEVIASIAALAACEVEGVEGMDEAAARHFGDWVRRQGAHRGVRVHIEADRSIHLEVFITVDSQARLADVAAAVQGNVVEATERMLGLEVGEVNVFVSSVAFAS, encoded by the coding sequence ATGGGTGAGAACGGCGCGTTGGGGGCGGTCCGCGTCGCCAACGAGGTGATCGCGAGCATCGCGGCGCTGGCCGCGTGCGAAGTCGAAGGCGTCGAGGGGATGGATGAGGCCGCGGCCCGCCATTTCGGTGACTGGGTGCGACGCCAGGGCGCTCACCGCGGGGTGCGCGTGCACATCGAGGCCGACCGCTCGATCCACCTCGAGGTGTTCATCACCGTCGACTCCCAGGCCAGGCTCGCCGACGTCGCGGCTGCGGTCCAGGGCAACGTCGTCGAGGCGACGGAGCGCATGCTCGGGCTGGAAGTGGGAGAGGTCAACGTCTTCGTCTCCAGCGTCGCCTTCGCCAGCTAG